One Cucurbita pepo subsp. pepo cultivar mu-cu-16 chromosome LG20, ASM280686v2, whole genome shotgun sequence genomic window carries:
- the LOC111782541 gene encoding O-glucosyltransferase rumi homolog, translating into MAPLHRPPTSRAPSSRTPSNILPSVVALSFLALTFLICYKVDDFAAQTKTVAGHNLDPTPWHLFPPKIFSQDTRHARTVKIIHCSYLACRYANNTATRLPLHSAVSTHQCPEIFRWIHHDLDPWARSLISMKHLDESKKFAAFRVVIVEGRLYVDMYYACVQSRAIFTIWGFVQLLRRFPGMVPDVDMMFDCMDRPTINRTENKDMPLPLFRYCTTDAHFDIPFPDWSFWGWPEVNIRSWGEEFKDIKKSSKSSNWSSKLPRAYWKGNPDVASPVRTELLTCNHSIKWGAQIMRQDWDQEARDGFEQSKLSNQCNHRYKIYAEGFAWSVSLKYILSCGSMSLIISPLYQDFFSRGLDPLKNYWPIPFDNMCESIKHAVDWGNDHLSEAEAIGQQGQNFMESLSMDTVYAYMFQLITEYSKLLDFKPTPPPSALEVCSESLLCIADEKQRQFLEKSATSASLVPPCSLNRAGSDSVYSWLQQEETRKAM; encoded by the exons ATGGCTCCGCTACATAGACCTCCCACATCCCGCGCTCCCTCCTCCCGCACTCCCTCCAACATTCTCCCCTCCGTCGTCGCCCTCTCCTTCCTTGCCCTTACTTTCCTCATCTGCTACAAG GTGGATGACTTTGCTGCTCAAACCAAGACTGTTGCTGGCCACAACTTGGATCCCACCCCATGGCATTTGTTCCCTCCAAAAATCTTCAGCCAAGATACTCGCCATGCCAGAACTGTCAAGATCATCCACTGCTCTTACCTCGCTTGCCGCTACGCCAACAACACTGCTACTCGATTACCTTTGCATTCCGCTGTTTCGACTCACCAATGCCCTGAAATCTTCCGCTGGATTCATCACGATCTGGATCCGTGGGCTCGAAGCCTAATCTCGATGAAACACTTGGATGAATCTAAGAAATTTGCGGCGTTTCGTGTTGTGATCGTGGAGGGTAGGCTTTATGTGGATATGTACTATGCTTGTGTGCAGAGCAGGGCGATTTTCACGATCTGGGGTTTTGTTCAATTGCTGAGAAGGTTCCCTGGAATGGTGCCGGATGTGGACATGATGTTTGATTGTATGGACAGGCCGACTATCAATCGGACTGAGAACAAAGACATGCCGCTGCCTCTGTTTCGGTATTGCACGACCGACGCTCACTTTGACATTCCATTTCCCGATTGGTCTTTCTGGGGATG GCCAGAAGTGAACATAAGATCATGGGGGGAAGAGTTTAAAGATATCAAGAAAAGTTCGAAAAGCTCGAACTGGTCGAGCAAGTTACCTCGAGCTTATTGGAAGGGAAATCCAGATGTTGCTTCCCCTGTTCGTACCGAGTTGCTGACTTGCAATCACTCAATAAAGTGGGGTGCTCAGATCATGCGTCAG GACTGGGATCAAGAAGCAAGAGATGGTTTTGAGCAGTCCAAGCTATCTAACCAATGCAACCACCG GTATAAAATCTATGCTGAAGGGTTCGCTTGGTCTGTGAGCTTGAAGTACATTCTTTCATGTGGTTCAATGTCTTTGATTATTTCACCCCTATATCAAGATTTCTTCAGCCGTGGTCTTGATCCTTTGAAGAACTACTGGCCCATCCCCTTCGATAATATGTGCGAGTCTATTAAGCATGCTGTTGACTGGGGAAATGATCATTTATCTGAG GCCGAGGCCATAGGACAACAGGGACAGAATTTCATGGAGAGCTTGAGCATGGACACCGTCTATGCTTACATGTTTCAGCTAATCACAGAGTACTCAAAGCTTCTGGACTTCAAGCCGACCCCGCCCCCATCAGCTTTAGAAGTGTGTTCTGAGTCCTTGCTTTGCATTGCTGATGAGAAACAGAGGCAGTTCCTCGAGAAGTCAGCCACCTCGGCTTCTTTGGTCCCTCCATGCTCGCTCAACCGTGCCGGTAGCGATAGCGTTTACAGTTGGTTGCAGCAAGAAGAGACGAGGAAGGCGATGTAG
- the LOC111782695 gene encoding phosphoinositide phospholipase C 4-like, whose amino-acid sequence MGNYRVCLCFIRRFKMSKEEPPPEVKEAFIKYTGGTSANMTAEQLRSFLVEFQGDQTASLADAQRIVEHVLQRRHHVISKLTRHTLTLDDFYYYLFSMDLNPPVSDQVHQDMRAPLSHYYIYTSHNTYLTGNQLSSDSSDVPIINALKSGVRVVELDLWPNSEQDDIDVLHGRTLTTPVEFVRCLKAIKENAFIASPYPVIITLEDHLTPDLQAKAAENIKETFGDMLFFPEAEYLQEFPSPEELKYRIIISTKPPKEYLRSKNVKGETSFSDDETDDDDGVDTSESESSESDDSDYESYATGVSEYKRLIAIHAGKPKGGLKEALKVGAAKVRRLSLSEKAVRKATKSHGMDVIRFTQTNMLRIYPKGTRVNSSNYKPQTAWLHGAQMVAFNMQGHGRSLRLMRGMFRSNGGCGYVKKPDFLLTVDPHGKVFDPNANLPVKKTMKVKIYMGVGWNLDFERSHFHLYSPPDFYTRIGIAGAPADEIIKKTDIKEETWSPVWNEEFSFPLTLPELALLRIEVYSYNISDKNVFGGQNCLPVPEVKPGIHAVPLFDRKGSKYSSVKLLMRFEFS is encoded by the exons atGGGAAATTACAGAGTTTGTCTCTGTTTCATTAGAAGATTTAAGATGTCCAAAGAAGAGCCTCCACCAGAAGTCAAAGAGGCATTTATCAAATATACCGGTGGCACCTCCGCCAATATGACCGCCGAGCAGCTGCGGTCGTTTCTGGTTGAGTTTCAAGGAGATCAGACGGCATCACTGGCCGATGCTCAACGGATTGTTGAGCACGTGCTGCAGCGGCGGCATCACGTGATCTCTAAACTCACGAGACATACTCTCACTCTTGATGATTTCTATTACTATCTCTTCTCTATGGATCTCAATCCACCAGTTTCTGATCAG GTTCATCAGGATATGAGAGCTCCATTGTCCCACTATTACATTTACACAAGCCACAACACATACTTGACTGGGAATCAATTGAGCAGTGATTCAAGTGATGTTCCGATTATAAATGCGCTGAAGAGTGGCGTGAGAGTTGTGGAGCTTGATTTGTGGCCGAATTCTGAACAAGATGACATAGATGTTCTTCATGGAAG GACCTTGACAACACCTGTGGAATTTGTTAGATGTCTCAAAGCTATTAAAGAGAATGCTTTCATAGCATCACCATATCCTGTTATAATCACTCTAGAAGACCACCTAACTCCTGATCTTCAAGCTAAAGCAGCTGAG AACATAAAGGAAACATTTGGAGACATGCTGTTCTTTCCAGAAGCGGAATATCTACAGGAATTCCCTTCTCCAGAAGAATTGAAGTATCGGATCATCATTTCAACTAAGCCCCCTAAAGAATACCTCAGATCCAAAAATGTGAAAGGGGAGACTTCATTCAGTGATGATGAAACTGACGATGACGATGGGGTTGACACG AGCGAGAGTGAATCCAGCGAGAGTGACGACAGTGATTACGAATCTTACGCTACAGGTGTATCGGAATACAAACGTCTAATAGCCATTCATGCTGGAAAACCGAAGGGAGGTTTGAAGGAAGCTCTAAAAGTTGGAGCTGCTAAGGTTAGACGCCTTAGCTTGAGTGAAAAGGCAGTAAGAAAGGCAACTAAATCTCATGGAATGGATGTCATAAG ATTCACCCAGACAAACATGTTAAGGATATATCCAAAGGGAACTCGAGTAAACTCTTCGAACTACAAGCCACAGACTGCTTGGTTACATGGGGCCCAGATGGTTGCATTCAATATGCag GGACATGGAAGGTCTCTCCGCTTAATGCGTGGGATGTTTCGATCGAACGGAGGTTGTGGTTATGTGAAAAAACCTGACTTTCTACTGACAGTTGATCCCCATGGCAAGGTGTTTGATCCTAATGCAAATTTGCCAGTTAAAAAAACTATGAAG GTGAAAATCTACATGGGTGTTGGCTGgaatttggattttgaaagGTCCCACTTTCATTTATACTCCCCTCCCGACTTCTACACACGG ATTGGAATTGCAGGAGCTCCAGCTGATGagataataaagaaaacagaTATCAAAGAGGAGACTTGGAGCCCTGTTTGGAACGAAGAGTTTTCGTTTCCTTTGACCCTTCCTGAACTGGCTTTACTTCGAATTGAAGTGTATAGCTATAACATTTCAGATAAGAATGTTTTTGGAGGACAAAACTGTCTGCCCGTTCCTGAAGTGAAGCCAGGCATCCATGCTGTTCCACTTTTTGACCGTAAAGGATCAAAGTACAGTTCTGTAAAGCTTCTAATGCGTTTCGAGTTTTCCTGA
- the LOC111782696 gene encoding phosphoinositide phospholipase C 2-like isoform X1, translating to MYRHSFRVCFCFRRRFRTNVAEAPEDVKRVFDQYSENGTMNIDQLQMFLEEVQGEESKIKAHAIFDNLKHLNIFQRRGLRLEDFFRYLLGDLNLAFSPSQGVYQDMRAPLSHYYIFTGHNSYLTGNQLSSASSVTPIIRALKRGVRAIELDLWPSSKNNGINVLHGGTLTAPVKLIKCLRAIKDHAFTASEYPVVITFEDHLTHDLRKEVAKMVTTTFGDILYVPKSEDLNEFPSPESLKGRILISTKPPEHTKVESTKEKPSADKQRDTADDDIWESAMSREDTNEDYLEEDDKDEEIVIPEYRSLIAIHAKKMKRGSNLQTFFNDIEKVSRLSLSEQELENATGNCGHDIIRFTQRNLLRVYPKGSRLDSSNYNPMLAWTHGAQMVAFNMQGYGKYLWIMEGMFRGNGGCGYIKKPDFLLNNSEQKNSTSRSTSLIMIKRLKLKVYMGEGWHLEFGLSHFDFYSPPDLYVKIRIVGVREDTVVKRTIPIEDQWVPVWNEEFSFSISAPELALLQVVVLDHDTSGKDDFAGQTCLPVRELRSGIRAVPLYNRKGEIYKHVKLLMRFEFE from the exons ATGTATAGGCACAGTTTTAGGGTCTGCTTCTGTTTCAGGAGAAGATTCAGGACAAATGTAGCAGAAGCACCAGAAGATGTGAAGAGGGTGTTTGATCAATACTCAGAAAATGGCACAATGAACATTGATCAATTGCAGATGTTTTTGGAAGAGGTTCAAGGAGAAGAATCTAAGATAAAAGCTCATGCCATCTTCGACAATCTCAAGCATCTCAATATCTTCCAGAGAAGAGGCCTTCGTCTCGAAGATTTCTTCCGATATCTTCTCGGGGACCTTAATCTTGCTTTCTCGCCCTCGCAAGGG GTTTATCAGGACATGAGAGCCCCATTGTCTCACTACTACATATTTACAGGCCACAACTCCTACCTAACAGGAAATCAACTGAGTAGTGCTAGCAGTGTGACTCCTATCATAAGGGCTCTGAAAAGAGGAGTAAGAGCAATTGAGTTGGATTTGTGGCCTAGTTCCAAGAACAATGGCATTAACGTTCTTCATGGAGG GACACTCACAGCTCCTGTGAAACTCATCAAATGCCTGCGGGCAATTAAAGATCATGCTTTTACTGCTTCTGAATATCCTGTAGTGATAACTTTTGAGGACCATCTCACCCATGATCTTCGAAAAGAAGTGGCCAAG ATGGTTACTACAACATTTGGGGATATCCTCTACGTTCCTAAATCTGAAGACTTGAATGAATTCCCATCGCCAGAGTCGCTGAAGGGCAGGATTCTTATTTCAACCAAACCACCAGAGCACACTAAAGTTGAGAGCACCAAGGAAAAACCATCAGCAGATAAGCAAAGAGACACAGCAGATGATGACATTTGGGAGAGTGCAATGTCACGAGAAGATACGAATGAG GATTATCTGGAAGAGGATGATAAAGATGAAGAGATTGTTATTCCAGAATATAGGAGTTTGATTGCCATTCACGCAAAGAAGATGAAACGTGGATCAAATCTCCAGACCTTCTTTAATGATATAGAAAAAGTGTCAAGACTTAGTCTGAGTGAGCAAGAACTTGAAAATGCTACAGGAAACTGTGGACACGATATTATCAG GTTTACTCAGAGGAATTTGCTGAGAGTGTACCCAAAAGGTTCAAGATTAGACTCATCTAATTACAATCCTATGCTTGCCTGGACTCATGGAGCTCAAATGGTTGCTTTTAATATGCAG GGATATGGGAAATACTTGTGGATCATGGAAGGAATGTTCAGAGGCAATGGTGGTTGTGGCTACATTAAAAAACCCGATTTCTTGTTGAATAACTCAGAACAAAAGAATTCTACTTCGAGATCAACATCTCTGATTATGATAAAACGTTTAAAG CTAAAGGTATACATGGGAGAAGGATGGCATTTGGAATTCGGTCTCTCACATTTCGACTTCTATTCGCCTCCAGATTTGTACGTTAAG ATCAGAATAGTCGGAGTCCGAGAGGATACAGTGGTGAAAAGAACAATTCCGATAGAAGACCAGTGGGTACCTGTTTGGAACGAGGAGTTTAGTTTCTCAATAAGCGCTCCTGAATTGGCTTTGCTACAAGTTGTCGTTCTTGATCACGATACCTCTGGAAAAGATGACTTCGCCGGCCAGACATGTCTGCCGGTGAGAGAGCTCCGATCAGGAATCCGAGCAGTGCCATTATACAACCGGAAGGGAGAGATCTACAAGCATGTGAAGCTCCTAATGCGCTTCGAATTTGAATGA
- the LOC111782696 gene encoding phosphoinositide phospholipase C 2-like isoform X2, whose translation MYRHSFRVCFCFRRRFRTNVAEAPEDVKRVFDQYSENGTMNIDQLQMFLEEVQGEESKIKAHAIFDNLKHLNIFQRRGLRLEDFFRYLLGDLNLAFSPSQGVYQDMRAPLSHYYIFTGHNSYLTGNQLSSASSVTPIIRALKRGVRAIELDLWPSSKNNGINVLHGGTLTAPVKLIKCLRAIKDHAFTASEYPVVITFEDHLTHDLRKEVAKMVTTTFGDILYVPKSEDLNEFPSPESLKGRILISTKPPEHTKVESTKEKPSADKQRDTADDDIWESAMSREDTNEDYLEEDDKDEEIVIPEYRSLIAIHAKKMKRGSNLQTFFNDIEKVSRLSLSEQELENATGNCGHDIIRFTQRNLLRVYPKGSRLDSSNYNPMLAWTHGAQMVAFNMQLKVYMGEGWHLEFGLSHFDFYSPPDLYVKIRIVGVREDTVVKRTIPIEDQWVPVWNEEFSFSISAPELALLQVVVLDHDTSGKDDFAGQTCLPVRELRSGIRAVPLYNRKGEIYKHVKLLMRFEFE comes from the exons ATGTATAGGCACAGTTTTAGGGTCTGCTTCTGTTTCAGGAGAAGATTCAGGACAAATGTAGCAGAAGCACCAGAAGATGTGAAGAGGGTGTTTGATCAATACTCAGAAAATGGCACAATGAACATTGATCAATTGCAGATGTTTTTGGAAGAGGTTCAAGGAGAAGAATCTAAGATAAAAGCTCATGCCATCTTCGACAATCTCAAGCATCTCAATATCTTCCAGAGAAGAGGCCTTCGTCTCGAAGATTTCTTCCGATATCTTCTCGGGGACCTTAATCTTGCTTTCTCGCCCTCGCAAGGG GTTTATCAGGACATGAGAGCCCCATTGTCTCACTACTACATATTTACAGGCCACAACTCCTACCTAACAGGAAATCAACTGAGTAGTGCTAGCAGTGTGACTCCTATCATAAGGGCTCTGAAAAGAGGAGTAAGAGCAATTGAGTTGGATTTGTGGCCTAGTTCCAAGAACAATGGCATTAACGTTCTTCATGGAGG GACACTCACAGCTCCTGTGAAACTCATCAAATGCCTGCGGGCAATTAAAGATCATGCTTTTACTGCTTCTGAATATCCTGTAGTGATAACTTTTGAGGACCATCTCACCCATGATCTTCGAAAAGAAGTGGCCAAG ATGGTTACTACAACATTTGGGGATATCCTCTACGTTCCTAAATCTGAAGACTTGAATGAATTCCCATCGCCAGAGTCGCTGAAGGGCAGGATTCTTATTTCAACCAAACCACCAGAGCACACTAAAGTTGAGAGCACCAAGGAAAAACCATCAGCAGATAAGCAAAGAGACACAGCAGATGATGACATTTGGGAGAGTGCAATGTCACGAGAAGATACGAATGAG GATTATCTGGAAGAGGATGATAAAGATGAAGAGATTGTTATTCCAGAATATAGGAGTTTGATTGCCATTCACGCAAAGAAGATGAAACGTGGATCAAATCTCCAGACCTTCTTTAATGATATAGAAAAAGTGTCAAGACTTAGTCTGAGTGAGCAAGAACTTGAAAATGCTACAGGAAACTGTGGACACGATATTATCAG GTTTACTCAGAGGAATTTGCTGAGAGTGTACCCAAAAGGTTCAAGATTAGACTCATCTAATTACAATCCTATGCTTGCCTGGACTCATGGAGCTCAAATGGTTGCTTTTAATATGCAG CTAAAGGTATACATGGGAGAAGGATGGCATTTGGAATTCGGTCTCTCACATTTCGACTTCTATTCGCCTCCAGATTTGTACGTTAAG ATCAGAATAGTCGGAGTCCGAGAGGATACAGTGGTGAAAAGAACAATTCCGATAGAAGACCAGTGGGTACCTGTTTGGAACGAGGAGTTTAGTTTCTCAATAAGCGCTCCTGAATTGGCTTTGCTACAAGTTGTCGTTCTTGATCACGATACCTCTGGAAAAGATGACTTCGCCGGCCAGACATGTCTGCCGGTGAGAGAGCTCCGATCAGGAATCCGAGCAGTGCCATTATACAACCGGAAGGGAGAGATCTACAAGCATGTGAAGCTCCTAATGCGCTTCGAATTTGAATGA
- the LOC111782694 gene encoding putative serine/threonine-protein kinase-like protein CCR3, whose protein sequence is MRFKDQIKIVLTHIFHFCSMKVEEHENSRGRGSGSHPNDIGAAFLLAIVTSLQLHLAVDALGSASTVAVAYGTATVCGITAGNQNQRIQCYKGNGVISILPHVSFEAISGGKSFFCGLRTGGHSLHCWETDAGFSNHSFQPKRIYYSTRFPLTDLAVGDAQVCAREVGSGRGRCWRGLDKGGSLFPSPDAALKFQTITSGSGFSCGILKNNRSVWCWGSNGIGSKIQSQFRNLSMVSLVAGESHVCGLTASGGALVCKGNNGAGQLEVPPNSAHEYSALALGASFTCGIRQKNGVVSCWGGGAEELNIQNKSNGSVSFELITAGSSMLCGLKTSNLTIMCWFKANRYSPAVLPLGMIIPGPCVQDPCSLCGVYPNSAFLCDGSGNICKSCQEELPFAVLLPKNPKSSPKKARNGLTVAFLIVGAIGGLAGACTILFCISNCLAASDHQELNINPSSGRSFSLTELAAATSNFSTENKIGAGSFGVVYKGELSDGTEVAIKRGETKSNEKQNAFSSELAALLRLNHKHLVGMVGYCQENDEWLLVYEYMPNGSLHDHLHNKDYEVTVLNTWKMRIKIALDAARGIEYLHNYAVPPIIHRDIKSSNILLDRNFTAKVSDFGFSLMRHPGTSMESAVGGTIGYIDPEYHVSKISTAKSDVYGLGIVLLEILTGKKAVFRDGGGEGVVTVAEFAVARIGSGEVWNVVDKRVRAAEMKEVEAVEMVAYTAVQCVNLEGEERPSITDIVGNLEKALALCNGGELCDSL, encoded by the coding sequence ATGAGATTTAaagatcaaattaaaatagtcCTTActcatatcttccatttttgttcaatGAAAGTGGAGGAGCATGAGAATTCCAGAGGCAGAGGCAGCGGCAGCCACCCAAATGACATCGGAGCTGCTTTTCTCTTGGCCATCGTCACATCTCTGCAGCTGCATTTGGCTGTAGACGCCCTCGGCTCAGCCTCCACCGTCGCCGTGGCGTATGGAACCGCCACCGTCTGCGGCATTACTGCAGGAAACCAAAACCAGAGAATTCAATGCTACAAAGGAAATGGAGTGATCTCCATTCTACCCCATGTCTCCTTTGAAGCCATCTCCGGTGGGAAGAGCTTCTTCTGCGGTCTCCGAACTGGAGGGCATAGTCTTCATTGCTGGGAGACCGATGCCGGGTTTTCGAATCACAGTTTCCAACCTAAACGTATTTACTATAGCACCAGATTCCCATTGACTGATCTCGCCGTCGGCGATGCTCAAGTTTGTGCAAGAGAGGTTGGCTCCGGCAGAGGCAGATGCTGGAGGGGACTAGACAAAGGTGGGTCTTTATTTCCTTCGCCTGATGCAGCATTGAAGTTTCAGACAATCACATCTGGAAGTGGGTTTTCATGTGGGATTCTTAAGAACAACAGATCCGTATGGTGTTGGGGGAGCAATGGAATTGGCTCAAAGATTCAATCTCAGTTCAGGAATCTGTCAATGGTGAGCTTAGTAGCCGGAGAGTCTCATGTCTGCGGGTTGACGGCGTCGGGCGGTGCTTTAGTATGCAAGGGAAACAACGGCGCAGGCCAATTGGAGGTTCCTCCCAATTCAGCTCATGAATACTCAGCCCTTGCATTGGGGGCGAGCTTCACCTGTGGAATAAGGCAAAAGAATGGAGTGGTTTCATGTTGGGGTGGAGGAGCAGAAGAACTCAACATTCAAAACAAGAGCAATGGCAGCGTTTCATTCGAGCTAATAACAGCAGGATCAAGCATGCTATGTGGGTTGAAGACAAGTAATTTGACAATAATGTGCTGGTTCAAGGCCAATAGATACTCACCGGCTGTTCTTCCATTGGGGATGATAATCCCTGGCCCTTGTGTTCAAGATCCTTGCAGCCTCTGCGGCGTCTATCCAAATTCAGCGTTTCTCTGTGATGGGTCTGGAAATATTTGCAAATCCTGCCAGGAAGAGCTCCCATTTGCAGTGCTGTTGCCAAAGAATCCAAAATCTTCACCAAAAAAGGCCAGAAACGGGCTCACCGTGGCGTTTCTGATAGTTGGAGCAATTGGGGGTTTAGCCGGAGCTTGCACCATTTTGTTCTGCATATCAAACTGTTTAGCTGCATCAGATCATCAAGAGCTGAACATAAATCCTTCCTCCGGTCGGTCATTTTCTCTAACGGAGCTTGCTGCTGCAACAAGCAATTTCTCCACTGAAAACAAGATAGGAGCAGGGAGCTTCGGAGTGGTATACAAAGGCGAGCTATCGGATGGAACTGAGGTAGCTATCAAAAGAGGAGAAACCAAGAGCAACGAGAAACAAAACGCATTTAGTTCAGAACTAGCAGCGCTATTGCGGCTTAATCACAAACACCTTGTGGGCATGGTGGGTTACTGCCAAGAAAACGATGAGTGGCTTCTAGTTTATGAATACATGCCAAATGGTTCCCTCCATGACCATTTACACAACAAAGATTACGAGGTAACAGTACTAAATACATGGAAAATGAGAATCAAAATCGCATTAGACGCAGCCAGAGGAATCGAGTACCTTCACAATTACGCAGTCCCGCCGATAATCCACCGGGATATTAAGTCCTCTAACATCCTTCTGGACAGGAATTTCACAGCGAAAGTGTCCGATTTCGGATTCTCATTGATGCGACATCCGGGAACTTCAATGGAAAGCGCCGTCGGGGGTACGATTGGGTACATCGATCCGGAGTATCACGTATCGAAGATTTCGACGGCGAAAAGCGATGTGTACGGGCTAGGGATTGTACTGCTGGAGATTTTGACGGGGAAGAAGGCGGTGTTCAGAGATGGCGGGGGTGAAGGTGTGGTGACGGTGGCGGAATTTGCAGTGGCGCGAATTGGGAGCGGCGAGGTTTGGAATGTGGTGGATAAGAGGGTTAGAGCGGCGGAGATGAAGGAAGTAGAGGCGGTGGAGATGGTGGCGTATACGGCGGTGCAGTGTGTGAATTTGGAGGGAGAAGAGAGGCCGAGCATTACCGACATTGTTGGGAATTTGGAGAAAGCTCTTGCTCTCTGTAATGGCGGCGAACTCTGTGACAGTCTCtaa